One window from the genome of Caloranaerobacter ferrireducens encodes:
- the noc gene encoding nucleoid occlusion protein: MSNLKEEIMYIPINCIKPNPYQPRKTFSKRSLEELSQSIKAYGIIQPISVRKISDNSYELVAGERRLRAAELVNLEKVPAIVLDMKDQDSAVLALIENLQREDLNFLEEAEGYYNLINDHGFTQQELAEKVGKNQSTIANKLRILRLPDEVKKMLIENGLTERHARALLKLPDKELQIEVLNKVIKNDLTVKKTEKLIKDILEDITKEKEPETKQNIKSIINFRIYLNTLRNAYNAIRESGIDAKYEQRDKGDFIEVVVKIPKKK, translated from the coding sequence ATGAGTAATCTAAAAGAAGAGATTATGTATATCCCTATAAATTGCATAAAACCCAACCCGTATCAACCTAGGAAAACTTTTAGTAAGAGGTCGTTAGAGGAGTTAAGCCAATCAATTAAAGCCTATGGTATAATACAGCCAATTAGCGTTAGAAAAATAAGTGATAATAGTTATGAACTAGTAGCAGGAGAGAGAAGATTAAGAGCGGCTGAATTAGTTAATTTAGAGAAAGTTCCTGCTATAGTTTTAGATATGAAGGATCAGGATTCGGCTGTTTTAGCTCTTATTGAAAATTTACAAAGAGAAGATTTAAATTTTTTAGAAGAAGCTGAGGGTTATTATAATTTAATTAATGACCATGGGTTTACACAGCAGGAGTTGGCAGAAAAAGTAGGAAAAAATCAGTCTACTATTGCTAATAAATTAAGAATTTTGAGACTACCAGATGAAGTAAAGAAAATGCTTATAGAGAATGGTTTAACAGAGAGACATGCCAGAGCACTTCTTAAGTTGCCAGATAAAGAACTACAAATTGAAGTATTGAATAAAGTTATTAAGAATGATTTAACTGTTAAGAAAACCGAAAAGCTTATTAAAGATATTCTTGAAGATATAACAAAAGAAAAAGAGCCTGAAACAAAACAAAATATCAAAAGTATAATTAATTTCAGAATATATTTGAATACTTTAAGAAATGCATATAATGCAATAAGAGAAAGTGGGATAGATGCAAAATATGAACAGAGAGATAAAGGAGATTTTATAGAAGTTGTAGTAAAGATACCGAAAAAGAAATAA
- the rsmG gene encoding 16S rRNA (guanine(527)-N(7))-methyltransferase RsmG produces the protein MSNIDTLIEGSRELGISLKTEEIEKFLKFKELLKEWNKKINLTAIEDDREIDIKHFLDSLTLLKTDYIKDDYRIIDIGTGGGFPGIPLKIVKNDIELVLMDSLQKRIKFLDLVINELGLNNIKAVHGRAEDFGRDIEYREKFDIAVSRAVASLNILSEYCLPFVKVGGYFIAMKGPDVDIELKESEKAIKLLGGKVLDKIKIKLPLSDIAHTLIIIEKINKTLTKYPRKAGKPKKNPL, from the coding sequence ATGAGTAATATTGATACTTTGATAGAAGGTAGTAGAGAATTAGGAATTTCATTAAAAACAGAAGAAATAGAAAAATTTCTTAAATTTAAGGAATTATTAAAAGAATGGAATAAGAAGATAAATCTAACAGCTATAGAGGATGATAGAGAAATAGATATAAAACATTTTCTAGATAGTTTGACATTATTAAAAACAGATTATATAAAAGATGATTATAGAATAATTGATATAGGTACAGGTGGTGGATTTCCAGGAATACCTCTTAAAATAGTTAAAAATGATATTGAGTTAGTTTTAATGGATAGTTTACAAAAGAGGATTAAATTTTTAGATTTAGTAATCAATGAACTTGGGTTAAATAATATAAAGGCTGTACATGGAAGAGCAGAGGATTTTGGACGAGATATAGAATATAGAGAAAAATTTGATATTGCTGTTTCGAGGGCTGTAGCTTCTTTAAATATTTTATCTGAATATTGTTTACCATTTGTAAAAGTAGGAGGCTATTTTATAGCTATGAAGGGACCAGATGTTGATATTGAATTAAAAGAGTCTGAAAAAGCAATAAAATTATTAGGAGGGAAAGTTTTAGATAAAATAAAAATAAAATTGCCATTAAGTGATATAGCTCATACTTTAATTATAATCGAGAAAATAAACAAAACTTTGACAAAATATCCTAGAAAAGCAGGTAAACCAAAGAAAAATCCGTTGTAA